The Amycolatopsis sp. 195334CR genome window below encodes:
- a CDS encoding isoprenyl transferase: MRLRGRSTPASQVPLRAPEPHASGERPPEIPAELVPQHVALVMDGNGRWANQRGLPRIEGHKRGEAVMIDVASGAVELGVKWLSVYAFSTENWKRSPDEVRFLMGFNRDTIRRQVDYLGSIGVRIRWAGRRPKLWRSVINELQAAEEKTKHNTTLNMTMCVNYGGRAELADGVRRIAQLAAEGKINPDKVDERTIAKYLYQPEMPDVDLFLRPSGELRTSNFMLWQSAYAEFVFQDTLFPDFDRRRLWAACLEYAKRDRRFGAAVDAASAGGA; encoded by the coding sequence GTGCGGCTCAGGGGACGCTCCACACCGGCGTCGCAGGTGCCCCTGCGGGCGCCCGAACCGCATGCCTCGGGCGAGCGCCCGCCGGAGATCCCGGCCGAGCTGGTGCCCCAGCACGTCGCACTGGTGATGGACGGCAACGGCCGCTGGGCCAACCAGCGCGGGCTGCCCCGGATCGAGGGGCACAAGCGCGGCGAAGCGGTGATGATCGACGTCGCCAGCGGCGCGGTGGAACTCGGCGTGAAGTGGCTCTCGGTCTACGCGTTCTCCACCGAGAACTGGAAGCGCAGCCCGGACGAGGTCCGCTTCCTGATGGGCTTCAACCGCGACACCATCCGCCGCCAGGTCGACTACCTCGGCTCGATCGGGGTGCGCATCCGCTGGGCCGGGCGGCGGCCGAAGCTGTGGCGCAGCGTGATCAACGAGCTGCAGGCGGCCGAGGAGAAGACCAAGCACAACACCACGCTCAACATGACCATGTGCGTGAACTACGGCGGCCGCGCCGAACTGGCCGACGGGGTGCGGCGGATCGCCCAGCTGGCCGCCGAGGGCAAGATCAACCCGGACAAGGTCGACGAGCGCACCATCGCCAAGTACCTGTACCAGCCGGAGATGCCGGACGTGGACCTGTTCCTGCGCCCGTCCGGGGAACTGCGCACCTCGAACTTCATGCTGTGGCAGTCGGCCTACGCCGAGTTCGTCTTCCAGGACACGCTGTTCCCGGACTTCGACCGCCGCCGGCTGTGGGCGGCCTGCCTCGAGTACGCCAAACGTGACCGGCGATTCGGTGCCGCGGTGGACGCGGCGTCGGCCGGAGGAGCCTGA
- the recO gene encoding DNA repair protein RecO, with protein sequence MSRLYRDTGVVLRTYKLGEADRIVSFLTRRHGKVRAAAKGVRRTNSRFGARLEPFVHVDVQFHTGRTLDVVTQVQTLDAFAMPIVADYQRYTSASAIVETADRLTVEEGEPALRLYLLVVGALRALADGERDCSLVLDAFLLRAMAFAGWAPAIDECARCGEPGPHRAFSVAGGGAMCPRCRMAGSVHPAPEIFQLLGALLHGDWPTADAATQNTRRDASGLVAAQLQWHLERQLRSLPLVERRARDAEVTGK encoded by the coding sequence GTGAGCCGTCTCTACCGCGACACCGGAGTGGTGCTGCGGACGTACAAGCTCGGCGAGGCAGACCGGATCGTCAGCTTCCTGACGCGGCGGCACGGCAAGGTCCGTGCCGCCGCGAAGGGTGTCCGCCGCACCAACTCGCGGTTCGGCGCCCGTCTCGAACCCTTCGTCCACGTGGACGTGCAGTTCCACACCGGGCGCACCCTCGACGTGGTGACCCAGGTGCAGACCCTGGACGCGTTCGCCATGCCGATCGTGGCCGACTACCAGCGCTACACCTCGGCCAGCGCCATCGTCGAGACCGCCGACCGGCTCACCGTCGAAGAGGGTGAGCCCGCGCTGCGGCTCTACCTGCTCGTCGTCGGCGCCCTGCGGGCGCTGGCCGACGGCGAACGCGACTGCTCACTGGTGCTCGACGCCTTCCTGCTGCGCGCGATGGCCTTCGCCGGCTGGGCGCCGGCGATCGACGAGTGCGCGCGCTGCGGTGAACCCGGCCCCCACCGCGCGTTCAGCGTGGCCGGCGGCGGCGCGATGTGCCCCCGCTGCCGGATGGCCGGTTCGGTGCACCCCGCGCCGGAGATCTTCCAGCTGCTCGGTGCCCTGCTGCACGGCGACTGGCCGACCGCGGACGCCGCCACCCAGAACACCCGCCGCGACGCCAGCGGCCTGGTCGCCGCCCAGTTGCAGTGGCACCTGGAGCGCCAGCTGCGGTCCCTGCCACTGGTGGAGAGACGTGCCCGCGATGCCGAGGTCACCGGGAAGTAG
- a CDS encoding glycine--tRNA ligase, whose product MPANTIETVVSLCKRRGFVFPCGEIYGGTRSAWDYGPLGVEIKENIKRQWWKSMVQGRDDVVGLDSSVILPRQVWVASGHVGVFTDPLVECLSCHKRFRADQLAEEFAGRTGKEASEDDLSEVPCPNCGNRGQYTEPRDFNMMLKTYLGPVESEEGLHYLRPETAQGIFVNFLNVQTTSRKKPPFGIGQIGKSFRNEITPGNFIFRTREFEQMEMEFFVEPGEDESWHQRWIDTRTEWYTDLGIKPENLRHYEHPKEKLSHYSKRTVDIEYRFGFGGQEWGELEGIANRTDFDLTTHSNHSGVDLSYFDQASGQRYRPFVIEPAAGVGRSMMAFLVDAYTEDEVPNAKGGVDKRVVLKLDYRLAPYKVAVLPLSRNADLTPKARDVAAALRKHWHVDFDDAGSIGKRYRRQEEIGTPFCVTVDFDSLDDHAVTVRERDSMAQERVSIDQLQSYLGARLIGC is encoded by the coding sequence GTGCCCGCCAACACCATCGAGACCGTAGTCAGTCTCTGCAAGCGTCGTGGTTTCGTCTTTCCGTGCGGGGAGATCTACGGGGGTACCCGGTCGGCGTGGGACTACGGTCCGCTCGGCGTGGAGATCAAGGAGAACATCAAGCGCCAGTGGTGGAAGTCCATGGTGCAGGGCCGCGACGACGTGGTCGGCCTGGACTCCTCGGTGATCCTGCCGCGCCAGGTGTGGGTGGCCTCCGGGCACGTCGGCGTGTTCACCGACCCGCTGGTCGAGTGCCTGTCCTGCCACAAGCGCTTCCGCGCCGACCAGCTCGCGGAGGAGTTCGCCGGCCGCACCGGCAAGGAGGCCAGCGAGGACGACCTGTCCGAGGTGCCCTGCCCGAACTGCGGCAACCGCGGCCAGTACACCGAGCCGCGTGACTTCAACATGATGCTCAAGACCTACCTCGGCCCGGTCGAGTCCGAGGAGGGCCTGCACTACCTCCGCCCGGAGACCGCGCAGGGCATCTTCGTCAACTTCCTCAACGTGCAGACCACCTCGCGGAAGAAGCCGCCGTTCGGCATCGGCCAGATCGGCAAGTCCTTCCGCAACGAGATCACCCCGGGCAACTTCATCTTCCGCACCCGCGAGTTCGAGCAGATGGAGATGGAGTTCTTCGTCGAGCCGGGCGAGGACGAGTCCTGGCACCAGCGCTGGATCGACACGCGCACCGAGTGGTACACCGATCTCGGCATCAAGCCGGAGAACCTGCGCCACTACGAGCACCCCAAGGAAAAGCTGTCGCACTACTCGAAGCGGACGGTCGACATCGAGTACCGCTTCGGCTTCGGCGGCCAGGAGTGGGGTGAGCTCGAGGGCATCGCGAACCGCACCGACTTCGACCTGACCACGCACTCGAACCACTCCGGCGTGGACCTGTCCTACTTCGACCAGGCCAGCGGCCAGCGCTACCGGCCGTTCGTGATCGAGCCCGCCGCCGGTGTCGGCCGCTCGATGATGGCCTTCCTGGTCGACGCCTACACCGAGGACGAGGTGCCCAACGCCAAGGGCGGGGTGGACAAGCGCGTGGTGCTGAAGCTGGACTACCGGCTGGCGCCGTACAAGGTCGCGGTGCTGCCGCTCTCGCGCAACGCCGACCTCACGCCGAAGGCCCGCGACGTGGCGGCCGCGCTGCGCAAGCACTGGCACGTCGACTTCGACGACGCCGGGTCGATCGGCAAGCGCTACCGCCGCCAGGAGGAGATCGGCACGCCGTTCTGCGTCACCGTGGACTTCGACTCGCTCGACGACCACGCGGTGACCGTGCGCGAGCGCGACTCGATGGCGCAGGAGCGGGTCTCGATCGACCAGCTCCAGTCCTACCTGGGCGCGCGGCTGATCGGCTGCTGA
- a CDS encoding NAD(P)H-binding protein — translation MDKVCIIGASGKLGRYMVRQSLERGYEVVGVCRERSVDKLAEFEGRITVVPGPTNDREVIRKAVAGCDGVLTVLVPWRVQQYSSGTAQAVLDHAEPGARLVFSCGWHITKDGQDQYSWLFRTGVKVASVLARWARLVEIDDQVEACRRIFASDRRWTVVRGSDLEEGESQGLPVWSRHVGDPILASNLTRRVDFALFMVEALTDDTLIHEAPAIVSRVSESALAAQR, via the coding sequence GTGGACAAGGTCTGCATCATCGGCGCGTCGGGGAAGCTGGGGCGGTACATGGTCCGCCAGTCACTGGAGCGGGGGTACGAGGTCGTCGGCGTCTGCCGGGAGCGCAGCGTGGACAAGCTCGCCGAGTTCGAGGGCCGGATCACCGTGGTCCCCGGGCCGACGAACGACCGGGAGGTGATCCGGAAGGCGGTCGCCGGCTGCGACGGCGTGCTGACCGTGCTGGTCCCGTGGCGCGTGCAGCAGTACTCGTCGGGCACCGCGCAGGCCGTGCTCGACCACGCCGAACCCGGCGCGCGCCTGGTGTTCTCGTGCGGCTGGCACATCACCAAGGACGGCCAGGACCAGTACTCCTGGTTGTTCCGGACCGGGGTGAAGGTGGCCAGCGTGCTCGCGCGGTGGGCGCGCCTGGTGGAGATCGACGACCAGGTGGAGGCGTGCCGCCGGATCTTCGCCAGCGACCGGCGGTGGACCGTCGTGCGCGGCAGTGATCTGGAGGAGGGCGAGAGCCAGGGGCTGCCGGTGTGGAGCCGTCACGTCGGCGACCCGATCCTGGCCAGCAACCTGACCCGGCGGGTGGACTTCGCGTTGTTCATGGTCGAGGCGCTCACCGACGACACGCTGATCCACGAGGCACCCGCCATCGTCAGCCGCGTTTCGGAAAGCGCGCTAGCCGCCCAGCGCTGA
- a CDS encoding CD225/dispanin family protein encodes MTNPYGQQQPYGQQPGQPQPGYGPPSGATPAPYGQPSPPYGQPAPYGQPSPFGGGPGMGGPGMGGPVQDIPDYKGWAIASLFLGGVLLGIFAIMKSNEVGQYKMQGNYAMAEQASRTTKTICLISTILGGLGCVLGLIIFIVSLAAI; translated from the coding sequence ATGACCAATCCCTACGGTCAGCAGCAGCCGTACGGCCAGCAGCCCGGCCAGCCTCAGCCGGGCTACGGCCCCCCGTCGGGCGCGACACCCGCGCCGTACGGCCAGCCGTCGCCCCCCTACGGTCAGCCCGCTCCCTACGGCCAGCCGTCGCCCTTCGGCGGCGGGCCCGGCATGGGTGGCCCCGGCATGGGCGGTCCGGTGCAGGACATCCCGGACTACAAGGGCTGGGCCATCGCTTCCCTCTTCCTCGGCGGCGTCCTGCTGGGCATCTTCGCGATCATGAAGTCGAACGAGGTCGGCCAGTACAAGATGCAGGGCAACTACGCGATGGCGGAACAGGCTTCGCGGACCACGAAGACGATCTGCCTGATCTCCACCATTCTCGGCGGCCTCGGCTGCGTGCTCGGCCTGATCATCTTCATCGTCAGCCTCGCCGCCATCTGA
- a CDS encoding TIGR03943 family protein gives MRRETQNILLILLGGALLKISLNGDYLRYVKPAHQPWIIAGGAIMVLLGVVAIGRDLLAARRTAAPEEGHDHGGHQHPARSAWLLMVPVLAVFLVAPPALGSDSVTRTQGRAPQSSALRDAQLFPALPEQAVVPLPVSEFVTRAGWDSSGSLNGRTVSLSGFVARNGADVLLARLVIGCCAADANPVTVRLLGPGTEGLKPDAWIEVTGVVVPGTTTRETNYTPDFTLASVRPVPAPKDPYEY, from the coding sequence ATGCGCCGGGAAACCCAGAACATCCTGCTCATCCTGCTCGGCGGGGCGCTGCTCAAGATCAGCCTCAACGGCGACTACCTGCGGTACGTCAAACCCGCGCACCAGCCGTGGATCATCGCCGGTGGCGCGATCATGGTGCTGCTCGGCGTGGTCGCGATCGGCCGGGACCTGCTGGCCGCCCGCCGCACCGCCGCACCCGAAGAAGGCCACGACCACGGCGGCCACCAGCACCCGGCGCGGTCGGCGTGGCTGCTGATGGTGCCGGTGCTCGCGGTCTTCCTGGTCGCCCCGCCCGCGCTCGGCTCGGATTCGGTGACCCGCACGCAGGGTCGCGCGCCGCAGTCCTCGGCCTTGCGCGACGCGCAACTCTTCCCCGCCCTGCCGGAGCAGGCCGTGGTGCCGCTGCCGGTGTCGGAGTTCGTCACCAGGGCGGGCTGGGATTCCAGCGGCTCGCTCAACGGCCGCACGGTCTCGCTGTCCGGGTTCGTCGCCCGCAACGGCGCGGACGTGCTGCTGGCGCGGCTGGTCATCGGCTGCTGCGCGGCCGACGCCAACCCGGTCACCGTGCGCCTGCTCGGCCCCGGCACCGAAGGGCTGAAACCGGACGCCTGGATCGAGGTCACCGGCGTGGTGGTGCCCGGCACCACCACCAGGGAGACGAACTACACCCCGGACTTCACCCTGGCCTCGGTGCGGCCGGTGCCCGCGCCGAAGGACCCGTACGAGTACTGA
- a CDS encoding permease, producing MGIISDSAEGTTRRKPRITSIEVLCAVLLIAILAQGWLQQVLDVPALRTGSTVFVAVCVQALPFLVLGVLISGAIAAFVPARVLRKVLPKRESAAVGVAGLAGVALPGCECASVPVARRLMGQGVAPAAALTFLLAAPAVNPVVLVATAVAFPGEPMMVLARFLGSLATAMVMGWLWARFGKLEWIAERALRRLPDSEPGSRWKTFAEIARTDLVEAGGFLVLGALISASLGVLVPPEWFGVLGEQIVLGILVMAVLAVVLALCSEADAFVAASLTAMPLLPKLVFLVVGPAVDVKLFALQAGTFGRSFALRFAPVTFVVATTCAVLAGSFLLGGS from the coding sequence GTGGGAATCATTTCCGACAGCGCGGAGGGCACCACGCGCAGGAAACCGCGGATCACCTCCATCGAGGTGCTCTGCGCGGTGCTGCTGATCGCGATTCTCGCCCAGGGCTGGCTCCAGCAGGTCCTCGACGTCCCGGCGTTGCGCACCGGCTCCACCGTCTTTGTCGCCGTCTGCGTGCAGGCGCTGCCGTTCCTCGTACTCGGCGTGCTGATCAGCGGCGCGATCGCCGCCTTCGTCCCGGCCCGGGTGCTGCGCAAGGTGCTGCCGAAGCGCGAGAGCGCCGCGGTCGGCGTCGCCGGGTTGGCCGGGGTGGCGCTGCCGGGCTGCGAGTGCGCGTCGGTGCCGGTGGCGCGCCGGTTGATGGGGCAGGGCGTGGCACCCGCCGCCGCGCTGACCTTCCTGCTCGCCGCTCCCGCGGTGAACCCGGTGGTGCTGGTGGCCACCGCGGTCGCCTTCCCCGGCGAGCCGATGATGGTGCTCGCGCGGTTCCTCGGCTCACTGGCCACCGCGATGGTGATGGGCTGGCTGTGGGCCCGCTTCGGCAAGCTCGAGTGGATCGCCGAACGCGCCCTGCGCCGCCTTCCCGACAGCGAGCCGGGCTCCCGCTGGAAGACCTTCGCCGAGATCGCCCGCACCGACCTGGTCGAGGCCGGTGGCTTCCTGGTGCTGGGCGCGCTGATCTCGGCTTCGCTCGGCGTGCTCGTGCCGCCGGAGTGGTTCGGCGTGCTGGGCGAGCAGATCGTGCTCGGCATCCTGGTGATGGCCGTGCTGGCCGTGGTGCTCGCGCTGTGCAGTGAGGCCGACGCGTTCGTCGCCGCCTCGCTGACCGCGATGCCGCTGCTGCCGAAACTGGTCTTCCTGGTCGTCGGCCCGGCCGTGGACGTCAAGCTGTTCGCCCTGCAGGCGGGCACCTTCGGCCGGTCGTTCGCGCTGCGGTTCGCCCCGGTCACCTTCGTCGTCGCGACCACCTGCGCGGTGCTCGCCGGCTCGTTCCTGCTCGGAGGCTCGTGA
- a CDS encoding helix-turn-helix transcriptional regulator, which produces MPTVSPDAAPPGLPEDAEHVHSPARAPSPHAPTPSPGTLVEAGELLRALAAPVRISIVLQLRDGDRCVHELVDSLEVAQPLISQHLRVLKAAGVVHGERRGREVVYRLVDDHLAHIVVDAVAHVQEGKQ; this is translated from the coding sequence ATGCCGACGGTGAGCCCGGACGCCGCACCACCCGGTCTGCCGGAGGACGCCGAGCACGTGCACTCGCCGGCCAGGGCGCCGTCCCCGCACGCCCCGACCCCGTCGCCGGGCACCCTGGTCGAAGCCGGGGAACTGCTGCGCGCGCTGGCCGCGCCGGTGCGCATCTCGATCGTGCTGCAGCTGCGCGACGGCGACCGCTGCGTGCACGAGCTGGTCGACTCGCTCGAGGTGGCCCAGCCGCTGATCAGCCAGCACCTGCGGGTGCTCAAGGCGGCCGGCGTGGTGCACGGCGAGCGGCGGGGCCGCGAGGTGGTCTACCGGCTGGTCGACGACCACCTGGCGCATATCGTGGTGGACGCGGTGGCACACGTGCAGGAGGGCAAGCAGTAG
- a CDS encoding CD225/dispanin family protein, translating to MTNPYGQQQPGYGQQPGGYGPPSGGMPAPYGQPAYGAPGGGFGGPPGMPGGGQEIKDYKGWAIASLFLGGVILGIFAIMKSNEVGQYKMQGNYAMAEQASRTTKTLCLVSTILGAVGCVVSIIMIIVAIAAGTAAYDTYSTYSTYSTDYCDYTTSC from the coding sequence ATGACCAATCCATACGGCCAGCAGCAGCCGGGTTACGGCCAGCAGCCCGGCGGCTACGGCCCGCCGTCCGGCGGCATGCCCGCGCCCTACGGGCAGCCCGCCTACGGCGCCCCCGGTGGCGGTTTCGGCGGCCCGCCCGGAATGCCCGGCGGCGGCCAGGAGATCAAGGACTACAAGGGCTGGGCCATCGCGTCCCTGTTCCTCGGCGGCGTCATCCTCGGGATCTTCGCGATCATGAAGTCCAACGAGGTCGGCCAGTACAAGATGCAGGGCAACTACGCGATGGCCGAGCAGGCCTCGCGCACCACGAAGACCCTGTGCCTGGTCTCCACCATCCTCGGCGCCGTCGGCTGCGTGGTCAGTATCATCATGATCATCGTGGCGATCGCCGCCGGTACCGCGGCGTACGACACCTACAGCACGTACAGCACGTACAGCACCGACTACTGCGACTACACCACCTCCTGCTGA
- a CDS encoding ABC transporter ATP-binding protein, which produces MTRDSHAVRLSGLRKHFGGVRAVDGVDLAIAPGEVVALLGPNGAGKSTTVDLLLGLTRPDAGTATVFGLSPAEAVADGVVGAMLQGGALLDDATVGEMVEMVASLHRAPLPVGEALRRAGVTELAGRRGTKLSGGQQQRARFAIALVSDPSLLVLDEPTAAMDVGTRREFWRGMHEFTDAGRTVLFATHYLEEAEDFADRVVLMRAGRVVADGSVAQVRALAGGRTIRAVVPGLSAAAAGALPGVSEVEQRGEQLALSSRDSDATLRALLSEYPAAHEIEVSAVGLEGAFLSLTAEGSAR; this is translated from the coding sequence ATGACCAGAGATTCGCACGCGGTCCGGCTTTCCGGGCTGCGCAAGCACTTCGGGGGAGTCCGGGCGGTCGACGGCGTCGACCTGGCCATCGCGCCGGGTGAGGTCGTCGCCCTGCTCGGGCCGAACGGGGCCGGGAAGTCCACCACCGTCGACCTGCTGCTCGGGCTGACCCGCCCGGACGCGGGCACCGCCACGGTGTTCGGGCTGAGCCCGGCCGAGGCGGTGGCAGACGGGGTCGTCGGCGCGATGCTGCAGGGCGGCGCGCTGCTCGACGACGCGACCGTCGGCGAGATGGTGGAAATGGTGGCGTCGCTGCACCGCGCGCCGTTGCCGGTGGGGGAGGCGCTGCGCCGCGCGGGTGTGACCGAGCTGGCCGGGCGGCGCGGGACCAAGCTGTCCGGCGGGCAGCAGCAGCGCGCGCGGTTCGCCATCGCGCTCGTCAGCGATCCGAGCCTGCTGGTGCTCGACGAGCCCACCGCGGCGATGGACGTCGGCACGCGCCGGGAGTTCTGGCGCGGGATGCACGAGTTCACCGACGCCGGGCGGACCGTGCTCTTCGCCACGCACTACCTCGAAGAGGCCGAGGACTTCGCCGACCGGGTGGTGCTGATGCGCGCGGGCCGGGTGGTGGCGGACGGGTCGGTGGCGCAGGTGCGCGCGCTGGCCGGGGGCCGGACGATCCGCGCGGTGGTGCCCGGGCTGAGCGCGGCCGCGGCCGGTGCGCTGCCCGGAGTGTCCGAAGTGGAGCAACGCGGCGAGCAGCTCGCGTTGTCCAGCCGGGATTCCGACGCCACCCTGCGCGCCCTGCTGAGCGAGTACCCGGCGGCGCACGAGATCGAGGTGTCCGCGGTCGGGCTCGAAGGCGCGTTCCTGTCGCTGACCGCCGAGGGGAGCGCCCGATGA
- a CDS encoding ABC transporter permease, whose translation MSPAYLRLEIRRTFRSTRFVLFAIAFPVIMFLLQATLFLPAEAPHRAELVGVFMVNMMAFGVLSAAMAGGGRLALERAGGWQRQLRLTPLSGTGYLGGKGLSGMLVALPALVLVPVVAVLTQDVHLSAGGWLRAGLGSWLGAVPFVLLGLLLGQFGTPESMQPLGMLVTMTMGFLGGLWVPIDTMPEWLRGVSQLLPSYWLTQVGRGAVTSELSAGLGTAVAVLAGWTVVLGAIVVRRYRRDGARG comes from the coding sequence ATGAGCCCGGCCTACCTGCGGCTGGAGATCCGCCGCACCTTCCGCTCCACCCGGTTCGTGCTCTTCGCGATCGCCTTCCCGGTGATCATGTTCCTGTTGCAGGCCACCCTGTTCCTGCCGGCGGAGGCCCCGCACCGGGCCGAGCTGGTCGGCGTGTTCATGGTCAACATGATGGCGTTCGGCGTGCTGTCGGCGGCCATGGCGGGCGGGGGCAGGCTGGCGCTCGAACGGGCCGGTGGCTGGCAGCGCCAGCTGCGCCTGACCCCGTTGTCCGGCACCGGTTACCTCGGCGGCAAGGGGCTGTCCGGGATGCTGGTGGCGCTGCCCGCGCTGGTGCTGGTGCCGGTGGTCGCGGTGCTCACCCAGGACGTGCACCTGAGCGCGGGGGGCTGGCTGCGGGCCGGGCTCGGCAGCTGGCTCGGCGCGGTGCCGTTCGTGCTGCTGGGCCTGCTGCTCGGGCAGTTCGGCACGCCCGAGTCGATGCAGCCGCTGGGCATGCTGGTGACCATGACGATGGGCTTCCTCGGCGGGCTGTGGGTGCCGATCGACACCATGCCCGAATGGCTGCGCGGGGTCTCGCAGCTCTTGCCGAGTTACTGGCTGACCCAGGTTGGCCGGGGCGCGGTGACCAGCGAGCTGTCGGCCGGGCTGGGCACCGCGGTCGCCGTGCTGGCCGGGTGGACCGTGGTGCTCGGTGCGATAGTGGTCCGGCGCTACCGCCGCGACGGCGCCCGGGGCTGA
- a CDS encoding TetR/AcrR family transcriptional regulator: MAQRVKRQPLSRERVITAAMALADEKGEAGLTMRAIAGRLGVEAMSLYNHVGGRDDILNGMVDAVFGEIDLPEATGDWKRAMRERATSSRAALRRHPWAVGLMDSRSQPGPATLRHHDAVLGALRAGGFSVVMAAHAFSVIDSYLYGFVLQELALPFTNTEELDEVATGIQREMPVDAYPHLMELMTEHVLQPGYDYAGEFEFGLTLILDALKPG; encoded by the coding sequence TTGGCACAGCGCGTGAAACGGCAACCGCTCAGCCGGGAGCGGGTGATCACCGCCGCGATGGCGCTGGCCGACGAGAAGGGGGAAGCCGGGCTGACCATGCGGGCCATCGCCGGGCGGCTGGGCGTCGAGGCGATGTCGCTCTACAACCACGTCGGCGGCCGGGACGACATCCTCAACGGCATGGTCGACGCGGTGTTCGGCGAGATCGACCTGCCGGAGGCGACCGGTGACTGGAAGCGGGCTATGCGCGAGCGCGCCACCTCGTCACGGGCGGCGCTGCGGCGTCACCCGTGGGCCGTCGGCCTGATGGACTCCCGAAGCCAGCCCGGTCCGGCGACGCTGCGCCACCACGACGCCGTCCTGGGGGCGTTGCGGGCGGGCGGTTTCTCGGTCGTGATGGCCGCGCACGCCTTCTCGGTGATCGACAGCTACCTGTACGGCTTCGTGCTCCAGGAACTGGCCTTGCCGTTCACCAACACCGAGGAACTCGACGAGGTCGCCACCGGCATCCAGCGCGAAATGCCCGTCGACGCCTACCCGCACCTCATGGAGCTGATGACCGAGCACGTCCTGCAGCCCGGGTACGACTACGCGGGCGAGTTCGAGTTCGGCCTGACGCTGATCCTGGACGCGCTGAAGCCCGGCTAG
- a CDS encoding class F sortase, with protein METPTTPPAVDEVPRRRKLIAVVLAIVAVVVTGVGVWVLVSGPDPVPVAQPPAPVVTPDLPAETSAPPTAVQVAEPAQSPGTVRLPEGGTAKLIRKEVTADGVLPIPDGLDEATWWGAKLGDGQGAALLSGHVNWKRQNGPFDELWRSNPGQEVSVVDTGGGQWKYRITEVVTLHKSELPDHAQRLFGQDGPHRLVLVTCGGDYVGGTEGYEDNRIVTAELVSRP; from the coding sequence GTGGAGACGCCGACCACGCCTCCCGCTGTCGACGAGGTCCCCCGCCGCCGCAAGCTGATCGCGGTGGTGCTCGCGATCGTCGCGGTGGTGGTCACCGGGGTCGGGGTCTGGGTGCTGGTGAGCGGCCCGGACCCGGTGCCGGTGGCCCAGCCGCCCGCCCCGGTGGTGACGCCCGACCTGCCCGCGGAGACCTCCGCGCCGCCGACGGCGGTGCAGGTCGCCGAACCCGCGCAGAGCCCCGGCACGGTACGGCTGCCCGAAGGCGGCACGGCGAAGCTGATCCGCAAGGAGGTCACCGCCGACGGCGTGCTGCCCATCCCGGACGGCCTCGACGAGGCCACCTGGTGGGGCGCGAAGCTCGGCGACGGCCAGGGCGCGGCGCTGCTGTCCGGCCACGTGAACTGGAAGCGGCAGAACGGCCCGTTCGACGAGCTGTGGCGCAGCAACCCCGGGCAGGAGGTGAGCGTGGTCGACACCGGTGGCGGGCAGTGGAAGTACCGGATCACCGAGGTGGTCACGCTGCACAAGAGCGAACTGCCCGACCACGCGCAGCGGTTGTTCGGCCAGGACGGCCCGCACCGGCTGGTCCTGGTCACCTGCGGCGGGGACTACGTGGGCGGCACGGAAGGCTACGAGGACAACCGGATCGTCACCGCGGAGCTGGTCTCCCGGCCGTGA
- a CDS encoding Fur family transcriptional regulator, with amino-acid sequence MSIPTRGPAPLPGRRSTKQRAAVVELLDTVDDFRSAQELHDELRKRGEGIGLTTVYRTLQSLSEAGEIDVLRTESGEAIYRRCSSHHHHHLVCRRCGYTVEVEGPAVERWAEKIASGNGFSDISHTVEIVGLCADCAKR; translated from the coding sequence GTGAGCATCCCGACCCGAGGACCGGCCCCGCTGCCCGGACGCCGGTCCACCAAGCAGCGCGCGGCCGTGGTCGAGCTGCTGGACACGGTGGACGACTTCCGGTCGGCGCAGGAACTCCACGACGAGCTGCGCAAGCGCGGCGAGGGCATCGGCCTGACCACGGTGTACCGGACGCTGCAGTCGCTGTCCGAGGCGGGCGAGATCGACGTCCTGCGCACCGAATCCGGCGAGGCGATCTACCGGCGGTGCAGTTCGCACCACCATCACCACCTGGTCTGCCGCCGCTGCGGCTACACCGTCGAGGTGGAGGGCCCGGCGGTGGAGCGCTGGGCGGAGAAGATCGCCTCCGGCAACGGGTTCTCCGACATCTCGCACACGGTGGAGATCGTCGGCCTCTGCGCGGACTGCGCGAAGCGCTAG